Proteins encoded within one genomic window of Macrobrachium nipponense isolate FS-2020 chromosome 8, ASM1510439v2, whole genome shotgun sequence:
- the LOC135223018 gene encoding basic salivary proline-rich protein 1-like, with protein sequence MATPIPGTPCGPHPPGTWMRDGHHSPVPGHLADLAHPSRETWRAAPARPRTPGGPSQPVQGHLAGRTRPPPPPVQGDPGGPRPPLQGRLAGAACLPVRDAWQASARPPGTPGGNLCLPVPGRSGGPRQPVRGGNGQARDRKTLENLGTRLTKSQDTWGVLILPLPGTRSGPTHLQARTHPSGPPTRQARPPRPGTPGSLPALPGRLAGSPARPGHLADLPPPVPGRLAGLAHSFSVSQERAGEAPPGVLGHLASPTPVNEKGPPTSHPGTPGLPVSKPPPAASRDTWRALPTNPKTPGGPHLPTSWPAHPSRDAWRASPTHPGTPGGPHMPLPRTRSGPRPPVKARPPVPGQLAGLRPQPFPGTGGRGPPGVLVHLARSSPTQQSRETWRAPGLTNPKTPGGPHLHLPGTEQAIAHARQGPPTHPVTPGLPVSGHPGGPRPPVPGHLAGPADQSQDTWGASPATSWDP encoded by the exons ATGGCCACTCCCATTCCAGGAACACCTTGCGGGCCTCACCCACCGGGAACCTGGATGCGAGATGGGCATCActcacctgtcccgggacacctggcagacctcgcccacccgtcccgagaAACCTGGCGGGCCGCACCTGCCCGAcccaggacacctggcgggccaagCCAGCCCGTCCAGGGACACCTGGCTGGCCGAACGCGCCCCCCTCCACCACCCGTCCAGGGAGaccctggcgggccacgcccgcccctccagggacgcctggcgggggccgcctgcctgcccgtccgggacgcctggcaggcctctgcccgccctcccgggacgcctggcgggaacctctgcctgcccgtcccgggacgttcTGGCGGGCCTCGCCAGCCCGTTCGGGGTGGGAACGGGCAGGCCCGGGACAGAAAAACGCTGGAAAACCTGGGCACCCGGCTGACAAAGTCCCAAGACACCTGGGGGGTCCTCATCCTGCCCCTTCCCGGAACCCGTAGCGGGCCTACCCACCTCCAGGCCCGCACCCACCCGTCAGGCCCGCCCACCCGTCAGGCCCGCCCACCCCGTCCAGGGACGCCTGGCAGCCTTCCCGccctcccgggacgcctggcgggctcgcccgcccgtccgggacacctggcggacctccccccgcccgtcccgggacgcctggcgggcctcgcccataGTTTTTCCGTTTCCCaggaacgggcgggcgaggccccgccaggtgtcctgggacacctg GCCTCGCCCACGCCCGTCAATGAAAAGGGCCCGCCCACATCCCATCCCGGGACACCAGGCCTTCCCGTCTCGAAACCGCCTCCCGCcgcgtcccgggacacctggcgggccctgCCGACCAATCCCAAGACACCTGGGGGGCCTCACCTGCCCACTTCCTGgcctgcccacccatcccgggacgcctggcgggcctcgcccacccatcccgggacacctggcgggcctcacaTGCCCCTTCCCAGAACCcgtagcgggcctcgcccacccgtcaaggCTCGCCCGCCCGTACCAGGACAACTGGCGGGCCTTCGCCCGCAGCCGTTCCCaggaacgggcgggcgaggcccgccaggtgtcctggtACACCTGGCGAGGTCCTCGCCCACCCAGCAGTCCCGAGAAACCTGGCGGGCACCCGGTCTGACCAATCCCAAGACACCTGGGGGACCTCACCTGCACCTTCCCGGAACCGAGCAGGCCATCGCCCACGCCCGTCAAGGCCCGCCCACCCATCCCGTAACACCAGGCCTTCCCGTCTCGGGACaccctggcgggcctcgcccgcccgtcccgggacacctggcgggccctgCCGACCAATCCCAAGACACCTGGGGGGCCTCACCTGCCACTTCTTGGGACCcgtag
- the LOC135223019 gene encoding splicing factor 3B subunit 4-like yields the protein MPGWPRPPARDAGWASPTPSRRLRAPRPPPPPVPGTPGGPRPPVLGRQWASSIRPGPAWRTSPTHPSPWDTWRALGGGRHQSLRHLGGGPPTCHFLGHVNRGGLAHPPRPRPAHPSWGRWQAYCPAVLRDGRRA from the coding sequence ATGCCTGGCTGGCCTCGCCCACCCGCCCGGGACGCCGGGTGGGCCTCGCCCACTCCGTCCCGGCGCCTGCGggcccctcgccccccccccccacccgtcccgggaacgcctggcgggcctcgcccgcccgtccttgGACGCCAGTGGGCCTCCTCCATCCGTCCGGGACCCGCCTGGCGGACCTCGCCCACGCACCCGTCCCcgtgggacacctggcgggccctgGGGGGGGGCCGGCACCAATCCCTAAGACACCTGGGGGGGGGTCCTCCCACCTGCCACTTCCTGGGACACGTTAATCGGGGGGGCCTCGCCCACCCACCCCGTCCAAGGCCTGCCCACCCATCCTGGGGACGCTGGCAGGCCTACTGCCCCGCCGTTCTCCGTGACGGCCGGAGGGCCTAG
- the LOC135223020 gene encoding basic proline-rich protein-like yields the protein MPPPVHGRLAGGAKPVPQDAWRAEGRAVPGTGLAGRGPPVPGRPLRARGPPGSPGRPWRAEALPVPGSAWRAEGPPVPGDALAGGGPAVPWDPGLGGRGARPVPQRRPGGREAGARPFPRETPGRAEARPSPLGRPWQWGWRHPPSSRDPGLPGGRCPPRPTDGLAGLEALPRTAPGRLRAVGPARSPGPAWRRKVPPSPDAWRRGPPVPGTPGGRRPRPLPPRDGLGGPDARKSPGRQAGGAGSRSPGRLGHVAGLAHPSRPAHPSPGTPGRPLPARLRDPAWRAYAAGLARPPWDALAGLPARPMDAWRALACPGPRLPSPDAWRPAYARPSPDACGPYARALPRDAWRVKPARSPGRLAGGGPPVLPGTPGGQRPAGRLGRLAGGGPGRGRRPPGGRRPASPGRLAGGGPAVPGTPGGRRPAGPGRLAGGGPPVPGTGPAASRARTLARPRRPSRTRLALCRRRGAALPGTRLPAPEARPSPGRLAGGGPARPPRDALAAEAHPPAPGRLAGGGPAPSAPGGRPEGGGPPAPRERPGGGGHAGPRGTPRAEGPPGPRDAWRAEARPSPTAWRPEAPPAGRSWRAEARRSPGRLGPGGRRSPGPPWRAEARRSPGAWAGGFPAPRPRVRLGADGGPGPSPGRLRWRARPVPPGTPGGPRPPSLKRLSNLIFQLVVPFALDTGVPIQRL from the exons ATGCCCCCGCCCGTCCACGGACGCCTGGCGGGTGGAGCCAAGCCCGTCCcccaggacgcctggcgggcggaagGCCGCGCCGTCCCCGGGACCGGcctggcgggcagaggcccgccggtccccggacgGCCCCTGAGGGCCCGAGGCCCACCCGGGTCCCCGGGACGgccctggcgggcggaggccctgCCGGTCCCCGGGAGCGCCTGGCGGGCGgaaggcccgcccgtccccggggacgccttggcgggcggaggccccgcCGTCCCCTGGGACCCTGGCCTGGGCGGGAGGGGGGCCCGCCCGGTCCCCCAGCGACGTCCTGGCGGGCGGGAGGCCGGGGCCCGCCCGTTCCCACGGGAAACGCCTGgccgggcggaggcccgcccgtcccccctGGGACGGCCTTGGCAGTGGGGCTGGAGGCACCCGCCCAGTTCCCGGGACCCCGGCCTGCCGGGCGGAAGATGCCCGCCCCGTCCCACGGACGGCCTGGCGGGGCTGGAGGCCCTGCCCCGTACCGCCCCGGGACGCCTGCGGGCGGTAGGGCCCGCCCGGTCCCCGGGACCGGCCTGGCGGCGGAAAGTCCCGCCctccccggacgcctggcggcgAGGCccacccgtccccgggacgcctggcgggcggaggccccgcCCGTTACCCCCCCGGGACGGCCTGGGCGGGCCGGACGCCCGCAAgtccccgggacgccaggcgggcggAGCCGGTtcccggtccccgggacgcctgggacacgtagcgggcctcgcccacccgtcaaggcctgcccacccatcccctgggacgcctggcaggcctctgcccgcccgtctcCGTGACCCCGCCTGGCGGGCCTATGCCGCGG GCCTTGCCCGCCCTCCCTGGGACGCCCTGGcgggcctgcccgcccgtcccatggacgcctggcgggccctcGCCTGCCCGGGCCCTCGCCTGCCCTCCCCGGACGCCTGGCGCCCGGCctatgcccgcccgtccccggacgCCTGCGGCCCTTATGCCCGCGCCCtaccccgggacgcctggcgggtgaAGCCAGCCCGTTCcccaggacgcctggcgggcggaggcccgccggtcctccccgggacgcctggcgggcagaggcccgccggtcgcctgggacgcctggcgggcggaggcccagGTCGTGGCCGTCgaccgcctggcgggcggaggcctgcgtccccgggacgcctggcgggcggaggccctgccgtccccgggacgcctggcgggcggaggcccgccggtcctggacgcctggcgggcggaggcccgcccgtcccagggacggGGCCTGCGGCCTCCCGGGCCCGGACCCTCGCCCGACCCCGCCGGCCCTCTCGGACCCGCCTCGCCCTCTGCCGCCGGAGGGGCGCCGCCCTCCCCGGGACCCGCCTGCCCGCcccggaggcccgcccgtccccgggacgcctggcgggtggAGGCCCCGCCCGTCCCCCCCGGGACGCCCTGGCGGCGGAGGCCcacccgcccgccccgggacgcctggcgggcggaggccccgcCCCGTCCGCCCCGGGAGGCCGGCCGgagggcggaggcccgccggccCCCCGGGAACGGCCTGGCGGCGGAGGCCACGCCGGTCCCCGGGGGACGCCTCGGGCGGAAGGCCCGccgggtccccgggacgcctggcgggcggaggcccgcccgtccccgacGGCCTGGCGGCCGGAGGCCCCGCCCGCGGGACGgtcctggcgggcggaggcccgccggtccccgggacgcctggggcCGGGaggccgccggtccccgggacccccttggcgggcggaggcccgccggtccccgggagcCTGGGCGGGCGGATTCCCCGCCCCCCGTCCCCGGGTACGCCTGGGGGCGGACGGAGGCCCGGGCCCCTCCCCGGGACGTCTGCGGTGGAGGGCCCGGCCCGTTcccccagggacgcctggcgggcctcgcccgccgtcccttaagaga ctgtcgaacctcatcttccaactggtcgttccgttcgccctggacaccggtgtTCCTATCCAGCGACTCTAA